Within uncultured Methanoregula sp., the genomic segment TATCAACCGGGAGTACTGGAAAGGAAAGATGAAAACCCCGACGAAACTTCCTCCGGAGATTGTTCGTAAGATTCTCCTCTATTCCAGCAATCCCGGTAATCTTGTGCTCGATCCATTCCTTGGTTCGGGAACGGTTGCGATCGTGGCACAGCAGGAAGGGCGGCATTTCCTTGGCTTCGAGGTTGTGCCGGAATATTGTGCCTTTGCCCGGGCTTCCCTGTCCCCCACGAATGGCAGGCACTGATGGCTGAAGGTACCGGATAACGGAATTTCTGTCCGAACCCATTCATGCAGGCTTCCCAGAAATGAGTAAGTGCTCTTTTTTCCCGTGCCATGCAAGGGGGGTCTACCCCCCCGTCACCTGGATCAGGGTGGGGGGGGTCACCCCCCTGCCAGAAAAAACCGGGAGGGGGGGTATGCCCCCCACCCCTCCTTGCCAAAAATGAGTGGTGGGTTGTTGTGACCACTCGCGGATCCATCGCTTCGCGTGGAATTTCCGCCGGTAACTGTTCTGGTCGGGGGATATCAGAATTGAGTAGATCCCGGGATTTTTATTATCACAGGGGGGGGGTGCCCCCCCGACCCCCCTTCTCAAATGTGAGTAAGTTACCGGTTTTCCGCAATGCAAGAGGGATTTCTCTCTTTGAAAAATCCGTAAAAACCAAGGAAACGCTGAGGGGGGGAATTGAACCCCCGAGGCACTTTCGCACCACAGGCTTTCCAGGCCTGCGCCCTACCGCTAGACTACCTCAGCAAAAAGTGTATCCTATGTATAAGCCGGGTATTTTTTTAATGCTATCCCTTTCTCCAGAACCGGTTGCCCTGCCTGCCATCCGGTTTTCTCTTCTGGAACGGGGCCTGTTTTTTATCCGGGGCCTTTGCTTGGCCCGGAGCCTTCGGCATCTCTGGTTTCTTATCACGGGGGATGATCTTTTCCGATTTTGTCCAGCCACGGGTATAGGTTCCCGGGGCCATGAATACCGTCGTGGGTGCAATGACGAGACCGGTCTGGCCCGGCGTGAACCCTGACGAGGGTACCAGTGCCCGGCCAAGGCCGATGAACTCGTTCTTCTGCGAGAGAAGTACGACCGTCTGGCCACGTTCAAATGATGGGCAGGAGATGATGCCCACTCCTGCCAGAACCGCGCCATGACAAATGGCATCGATCGCCGTGTCGCGGACAATGACGGGCGGGACATCGGGAACTGCCCGGTCTACCGGTAGGATCATGGAGACGAGTGCGCTGCGATCCCCGGACCGCGCGGCAACAGCCGCATCCTGGACGTTGTGAAGGGTATGCATGTCCTCTTCAGTGAATGTCCCTGATCGGGTGCGGCGCAGTTCCTGCATATGCCCCCCTACGCCAAGGGCGAGCCCCATGTGGTGGCAGAGCGACCGGATGTACGTACCGGCATCGCACTTGGCCCGGAAGAGGACAAGCCTTCCATCGATATCGAGAATCTCCATCTCAAGGATTGTCCTGATGCGGAGGTTGCGTTTCACCGCACTCTTGCGGGGCGGGCGCTGGTAGAGGCGCCCGGTGAATTCCGTTGCGACCTCGCGGATGCGTTCCGGGGAAGCGTCCCCGTGCAGGCGCATCAGGCAGACATATTCCTTGTCGTGCTGGAGCAGGAGCGGGGCAAGCCGGACCGCGTTCCCGAGCATGATCAGGATCAGGCCCGAGACCTGCGGGTCGAGCGTGCCGGAATGCCCCACCGGGCAGCCCAGCATCTTCCCCACCCAAGCCGCCACCTCGTGGCTTGACGGCCCCTTTGGTTTGTCGAGCACGATGATTCCGGACCCGCTCCACAGGTGGACCTTCTCCGGCCCTGCCGGTTCAACCGTGTCTGTCATCGTAGTATCATCTCTTCTGGCAAGATAGGCATTGAGTGCCCCCAGTGTCCCTTCGAGCGACCCGTCCCCAACGACTGCCGGAGTAACGCCAGCTTTCTGCATCGCAGCGGCCGTGATCTCCCCGATCGCCATCACCAGGAGGCCCGGGCGCGAAGTCCAGATGGCTTTCGTAAACGACATGGCGCTTGTGAACAGGATCGCATCGGCAGGGATGAGATCAAGGGTATCCCCTGTTGGCTCAAGACCATAGCACCGGAACTCGCGGACAATCCCGCCCGCCGCGGTAATTGCATCCAGAAGGGCGGGGTTCGGGACTGCCGCCCGGGGGATGCCGATACGTTTGCCAGCGATCCAATTCCCGAGGTAAGGTACGAAATCCTTTGAATAAAAACTGGGGAGCGTTTCGGTCTCGATCCCATATTCCCGAAGTTCCTTTGCGGTCTGGGGCCCGATCGCGATTATCCGGGCGTCTTTCATCCCGCTTAGCCGGGGAGCGATCAGTTTTGCCGGCAGGGCACTGGTGAAAAAAACCGCATCGAACTCGCCCCGCCCGGCCGCTGCCACAAATTCATCAATCACGTTCTGGCGGACTTCGGAACGGAGGGGGTGGACGCTGTAGCAGGTGTGCCCGGACTCTGCACAGCGCGCTGCGTCGCTCTTTTCCTTTCCGGCAAGCCGGGTGATTGCGATCTTCATTACGAACTTGTCGCCTCGGGATGTTATGATGGTTGTTATGTTGGTATGCATTTCGGTTGATTTATGTCCGCGCTCCCGGATCTCTTCTCCATGATAGAGATCCTGCTTGGCGTGCTCATCGGTGTGGCTCTTGGCACCCTGAGCGGGATCATCCCCGGCGTCCATGCCAACACGCTTGCCGGTGTTCTCTTAAGTCTCCAGCTTGCACTCCTTGCACTTTTTGGCCCCGTCGCTCTCGCGGGGGCAATGTTCGCTGCCCTGATCACGCATACGTTTGTGGATGCCATCCCGAGTACATTCCTTGGGATCCCGGAAGCAGATACTTCCCTTGCAGTCCTTCCTGCCCACGCGCTCTGCATGGAGGGAAATGGCGAGGAAGCGGTCCGGATAGCAGCCCTCGGGAGTGCCTGCTCCATGGTGATCGCCGTCCCGCTCTCTATCCTCTGTTTCTTTGCCCTTCCCGCACTCCAGCCTTATTTCGACTGGTGGATCGGCATCCTGCTG encodes:
- a CDS encoding RNA-guided pseudouridylation complex pseudouridine synthase subunit Cbf5; amino-acid sequence: MDAGDDPAQGAKSHTDEHAKQDLYHGEEIRERGHKSTEMHTNITTIITSRGDKFVMKIAITRLAGKEKSDAARCAESGHTCYSVHPLRSEVRQNVIDEFVAAAGRGEFDAVFFTSALPAKLIAPRLSGMKDARIIAIGPQTAKELREYGIETETLPSFYSKDFVPYLGNWIAGKRIGIPRAAVPNPALLDAITAAGGIVREFRCYGLEPTGDTLDLIPADAILFTSAMSFTKAIWTSRPGLLVMAIGEITAAAMQKAGVTPAVVGDGSLEGTLGALNAYLARRDDTTMTDTVEPAGPEKVHLWSGSGIIVLDKPKGPSSHEVAAWVGKMLGCPVGHSGTLDPQVSGLILIMLGNAVRLAPLLLQHDKEYVCLMRLHGDASPERIREVATEFTGRLYQRPPRKSAVKRNLRIRTILEMEILDIDGRLVLFRAKCDAGTYIRSLCHHMGLALGVGGHMQELRRTRSGTFTEEDMHTLHNVQDAAVAARSGDRSALVSMILPVDRAVPDVPPVIVRDTAIDAICHGAVLAGVGIISCPSFERGQTVVLLSQKNEFIGLGRALVPSSGFTPGQTGLVIAPTTVFMAPGTYTRGWTKSEKIIPRDKKPEMPKAPGQAKAPDKKQAPFQKRKPDGRQGNRFWRKG